Proteins encoded in a region of the Quercus lobata isolate SW786 chromosome 8, ValleyOak3.0 Primary Assembly, whole genome shotgun sequence genome:
- the LOC115958099 gene encoding thioredoxin-like protein 4B isoform X1, translated as MSSYLLTVLTKKQEVDTIIRDTIDKVPVLRFGRASDPVCLQLDNVLSKSAREVSKFASVALVDIDSNEIQVYVKYFDITFIPSTVFFFNAHHMKMDFGTADHTKWVGAFHKKQDFVDVVERGHERQADSELPSATRANTKVSIVIQGCIKGELALHLAIRQS; from the exons ATGAGTAGTTACCTATTGACGGTGCTGACAAAGAAACAAGAGGTGGACACAATCATCAGAGACACCATTGACAAGGTCCCTGTCCTCCGCTTTGGCCGTGCTTCTGATCCTGTCTGCCTTCAACTTGACAACGTT CTTTCTAAATCTGCTCGGGAGGTATCCAAATTTGCAAGTGTAGCACTTGTAGATATTGATTCCAATGAAATTCAAGTTTATGTCAAGTATTTTGACATTACTTTCATACCTTCAacagttttctttttcaatgcTCATCACATGAAAATGGATTTTGG TACTGCAGATCACACTAAATGGGTTGGTGCATTTCACAAGAAGCAGGATTTTGTTGATGTTGTAGAG AGGGGCCATGAAAGGCAAGCTGATAGTGAGTTGCCCTCTGCCACCAGAGCGAATACCAAAGTATCAATTGTTATACAAGGATGTATAAAAGGTGAATTAGCCTTACACTTGGCAATCAGACAATCATAA
- the LOC115958099 gene encoding thioredoxin-like protein 4B isoform X2, with protein sequence MSSYLLTVLTKKQEVDTIIRDTIDKVPVLRFGRASDPVCLQLDNVLSKSAREVSKFASVALVDIDSNEIQVYVKYFDITFIPSTVFFFNAHHMKMDFGTADHTKWVGAFHKKQDFVDVVERGHERQADSELPSATRANTKVSIVIQGCIKEKG encoded by the exons ATGAGTAGTTACCTATTGACGGTGCTGACAAAGAAACAAGAGGTGGACACAATCATCAGAGACACCATTGACAAGGTCCCTGTCCTCCGCTTTGGCCGTGCTTCTGATCCTGTCTGCCTTCAACTTGACAACGTT CTTTCTAAATCTGCTCGGGAGGTATCCAAATTTGCAAGTGTAGCACTTGTAGATATTGATTCCAATGAAATTCAAGTTTATGTCAAGTATTTTGACATTACTTTCATACCTTCAacagttttctttttcaatgcTCATCACATGAAAATGGATTTTGG TACTGCAGATCACACTAAATGGGTTGGTGCATTTCACAAGAAGCAGGATTTTGTTGATGTTGTAGAG AGGGGCCATGAAAGGCAAGCTGATAGTGAGTTGCCCTCTGCCACCAGAGCGAATACCAAAGTATCAATTGTTATACAAGGATGTATAAAAG AAAAGGGCTAA